In one Aquisalimonas asiatica genomic region, the following are encoded:
- a CDS encoding AMP-binding protein gives MHQPASSIFEQHLGQTPANYTPLSPLTFIERTASVYPERTAVIHGSIRRSWAETYARCRRLAGALHNRGIGKGDTVAAMLPNIPEMLEAHFGVPMVGAVLNALNTRLDAEAIAFMLGHGEARALIADREFAPVVREALSRVDRDILVIDVDDPEYGEGEALSELDYEALLAEGDPQFQWQNPDNEWDAIALNYTSGTTGDPKGVVYHHRGAYLNAVGNTMVWD, from the coding sequence ATGCACCAGCCTGCATCATCCATCTTCGAGCAGCACCTCGGGCAGACGCCCGCCAACTACACGCCGCTGTCGCCCCTTACCTTCATCGAGCGCACCGCCAGTGTCTACCCGGAGCGTACCGCGGTCATCCACGGCAGCATCCGCCGGAGTTGGGCCGAGACCTATGCGCGCTGCCGGCGTCTCGCTGGCGCGCTGCACAACCGCGGCATCGGCAAGGGCGACACGGTGGCGGCGATGCTGCCCAACATCCCGGAGATGCTGGAGGCGCATTTCGGCGTGCCCATGGTCGGTGCCGTGCTGAACGCCCTCAACACCCGCCTGGATGCGGAGGCCATCGCGTTCATGCTGGGCCACGGCGAGGCCCGGGCGCTGATCGCCGACCGCGAGTTCGCACCGGTGGTCCGCGAGGCATTGAGCCGGGTCGACCGCGACATTCTGGTGATCGACGTGGACGACCCGGAGTACGGGGAAGGCGAAGCGCTGAGCGAGCTGGACTACGAGGCGCTGCTCGCCGAGGGCGACCCGCAGTTCCAGTGGCAGAACCCGGACAACGAGTGGGACGCCATTGCCCTCAACTACACCTCCGGCACCACGGGCGACCCCAAGGGCGTGGTCTACCACCACCGCGGCGCCTACCTGAACGCCGTGGGCAACACCATGGTCTGGGAT